The genomic region GGACCTGCTGCGCGAAGTGGTGGGCCGGCTGGACATCAAAGTCGAGCTCTCCGGCGGGCTCCGGGACGATGAATCCCTGGAAAAGGCGCTGGACCTGGGCGTCGCCCGGGTAAACCTCGGCACCGCCGCCCTGGAGAACCCGGACTGGACCGCGCGGGCCATCGATCGCTTCGGTGACCGGATCGCCGTCGGCCTGGACGTCCGGGGAACCACTCTCGCCGGCCGCGGCTGGACCAAGGAAGGCGGGGACCTGTGGGACGTGCTGGGCCGCCTCGAAGAGGCCGGCTGCGCACGCTACGTTGTTACGGACGTGACCAAGGACGGCACCCTGCAGGGGCCAAACGTTGAACTCCTGCGGCAGATGGTGGAGAAGACCGGCAAGCCCGTGGTGGCCTCCGGTGGCATTTCCAGCCTTGATGACCTGAAAGTCCTGCGCTCCCTGGTGCCGCTCGGCGTCGAAGGCGCCATTGTTGGCAAGGCCCTGTATGCCGGCGCCTTCACGCTGCCCGAGGCCCTCGACGTCGCCGGACGACGCTAGGGCCTCGCCGTGACCGAGTACCAGCGCAATTCCGCGGACGGCGGCATACCGGGCGCGGACCTGCCGCCGGCACGTCGGCTGCCCGGTCACATCGAGGCCGCCCTCGCCGGGGCCGGTGGCGCCACCGATTCGGCGGGACAGCCCTGGGCCGGGCGCAGCCTCGCCGGTGACGACGCCAAAATACACAACTTCGAGGACGACGACGGCACGGCCGACGCCGGCTATCTCACCGCACTCTCTGCTCTTGTTGCTGGCGACGGCGACGAGGCCGCGGTGGTTGCCTCGCTGGCCACCGCCCGTGTCTTTGTCCCAGTGGTGGCACAGTTGGCGGAGGAAGCCGAGGGCGCGCACGGCGTGCACGCCGATAAGCAGGCCGACATGGCGCTGGTGACGCTCAAGGCGCCCGACGGCCGCCTCGCCATGCCCGTGTTCACTTCGGCAGCAGCCTTGGCGGCGTGGCACCCGGAGGCGCGGCCCGTGGCCGTTTACGCCGCGAGGGCAGCCCTGTCCGCCGTCGCCGAAGGCGCCGAGCTGCTGGTCGTGGACCCCGGTTCCGAAGTGACCTTCGTGGTCAGGCGCCCCGGCGTGTGGGCCCTCGCGCAGCAGCGGCAGTGGGTGCCGGCCTACCTGGACACCGAGCTGGCCGCGGTGCTGCGCGCCGGAGCGGACGGTAAACCCGCAGTCCGCGGCCTCGAGGTCCTTCCCGGCGGGGGAGTCGCCACCACCACCGCCTCAGGCAGCCGCGTCGATGGCGGCGGAGCCGGACCGGAACTGCGGGTGGTGCTCTACCTGGAGGACGGACTTGATGCAGCCGCGGTCCAGGCCCTCGTTGCCAGACTCCAGGCCGAGTGGAGCCGGAATGTATTGTTTGGTGAGCGCGTTGATTCGATCGAAGTCAAGCTAAGGCGCGCCGCGCAGTAGCCGCCGGGCCTGTGGGGTCCGTTCCGGTGCTGTCCGGCGGCGGAACTGAGGACCCACCTGTGAATTTCAGCCTGTACCGGGAGCTGCTGGCCATTCGGCCTATCCGCCGGCTCCTGGCGGTCGGCATGATTGCCCGCATTCCCCATTCGGCGGCGGGCGTCCTGCTGACCCTGCACATCGTCCTGACCCTCGGCGAGGGCTATGCGGCCGCTGGTACGGCAGCGGCGGTGATGACCATCGGGATCGCGCTCGGCGCACCTTGGCGCGGCCGCCGGGTGGATACGGTGGGCCTGCGGACGGCCCTGATACCTTCCGTGATTTCGGAAACTGTCATCTGGTCCGTCGTGCCGCACGTCTCCTACCAGTGGCTGCTGCCCCTCGTGTTTGTCGGCGGCCTGCTGACGCTTCCCATTTTCAGCGTGGTACGGCAGTCCCTGGGGGTCCTGGCGGACGGGGACCAGCGCAGGACAGCGTTCGCGCTGGACGCGGTCAGCACCGAGCTGGTGTTCATGATCGGCCCGGCCGCGGGTGCTGTTGTGGCCACGAGCGGCCATTCCGTGCTGGGGCTGACCGCCGTCGGTGTCTCGACGTCGCTGGCCGGGCTCTTCCTGATGTGGTTCAACCCGCCCACCCGCAGTGCTGTCCGCAACGAATCCTGCGAGGCGGACCAGCAGGAAGCCGCAGAGGTAGCCGTTGTGGCCGCCGCGCCCGCGCACCTGCAGGAAGCTGCGGCTGAACTCCGTCCGGCGGCTGCGGGCAGCAGGGGGCGGGCAGTCCTGAGGCGCAGGGTGGCCCGCAGCTTCGGCTGGTTCACCGCAGGTGTGGCCGCGGTGTTCGCCGTCGCCGCCGGCGCCGGCATGGTGCTCAGCGGCACCGATGTGGGAATCGTGGCTGCCCTGGAAACCGGCGGCCACCAGGGCGAGATCGGGGTGGTGTTCCTCTTCTGGTGCGCCGCCTCGGTGGTCGGCGGCCTTGTCTACGGCGCGATGCACCGGCCCGTTTCACCGATTCTCCTGCTGCTGGGCATGGCTGCCCTGACCATTCCAATGGGCTTTGCCACCGACACGCTGACCCTCAGCCTGTTGTCGCTGATGCCGGGGCTCCTCTGTGCGCCGGTCCTTTCGGCAGCCTCCGAGAAGGTGGCCGAACTGGTCGACGAGGCCAGGCGGGGCGAGGCCATGGGCTGGTACGGGTCCGCGCTGACCGCCGGCGTGGCACTGGGGGCCCCGCTGGCCGGACTTTTCATCGACAGCATTGGCGCGGCGGGAGGCTTCGTGTCCGTCGGGGTGGCAGGGGTGCTGCTCTGCGTCGTCGGGCTTGTCCTGCAGCAGCGGCGCCGCCGCGCCGCCACATCCTGACGGTCCGGGTTTCCTAGGGACGAGGTTTCGTTGGGAAGAGGTTCCGGTGGGAAGGCCTTCCGCCGGAAGTGCCCCCAGGCGGCAAAAACGACGGCGGGCCGGCCCCGAAGAGCCGGCCCGCCGCCGTCGAAATACAATCTCTAGTTCACTGCACCGGTGAATTTCTCACCGGGACCCTTGCCCGGGGGATCCGGAATGATGGACTCTTCGCGGAAGGCGAGCTGCAGGGACCGCAGGCCATCGCGCAACGGACCGGCATGCTGCGACCCGATCTCCGGGGCGGCTGCCGTCACCAGGCCGGCGAGGGCGGTGATGAGCTTGCGGGCCTCGTCCAGGTCCTTCAGCTCCGCGGCGTTCTCCTCAGCGGCCAGGCCGAGCTTCACGGCGGAGGCACTCATGAGGTGCACGGCCGCTGTGGTGATGACCTCGATAGCCGGAACTTCGGAGATGTCGCGGATTTGCTGCGTGACGTCGTCCCCGGCGCCGGGTGCCTGGTAGACGTGTGAATTGCTGTCTGGAGTGCTCATACTGGTAAGCTTGTCACAGACCGACTGGATGTCGTTATTTTGCCGTGTATGAGACCCACTGCCGCGAATGTGCGGTAAGCGGGTATCTTTCTGTAGAATTGATACTCAGTTTGCAAGCGGAGTTCTCTCCCACCCGCGTCAGCCGTTTTCCCTGGAAGGTTCAGGGCAGCAAGGTTGCCGGGTAACGGTCGGACGCTTCACCGGACAGGAGTTCGGTGAAATGCGTGCAGTCCCCGCGGGGAGGTGCACATCCGATCTTCGAGGCCTTCGATTGCTCCGGCAATTGGGGGCCTTCTCTATTTTGCCGGTGGAACACACATTACAAACACAGGAGCTTTAACATTAGCGAGCCAAGAATCAATGAGCGTATCCGCGTCCCTGAGGTGCGGCTGGTCGGCCCTGCCGGCGAACAGGTAGGGATCGTCCGTATCGAGGATGCCCTGCGTCTGGCTGCCGAGTCCGACCTGGATCTCGTTGAAGTTGCACCGCAGGCCAAGCCTCCGGTGTGCAAGCTGATGGACTTCGGCAAGTACAAGTACGAAGCCGCAGTCAAGGCCCGTGAGGCCCGGAAGAACCAGACCAATACGGTTCTGAAGGAAATCCGGTTCCGCCTGAAGATCGACACCCACGACTACGAGACCAAGCGCGGCCACGCCCTGCGGTTCCTCGGAGCCGGGGACAAGGTCAAGGCCATGATCCAGTTCCGCGGCCGTGAGCAGCAGCGTCCCGAAATGGGCCTGCGCCTCCTGCAGCGTTTCGCTGAGGACGTGGCTGAAGTTGGTGTCGTGGAGTCAAGCCCGCGCATCGACGGCCGCAACATGGTCATGGTTATCGGTCCGCTGAAGAACAAGGCCGAGGCGAAGGCTGAAGCCCGCCGTGCAACGCAGCGTGCTGAAGCCAAGGCCCAGAACGAAGCCAAGGCAGCCGGCCGCGTCGACACTTCAGGTGACGATCAGGCACCCTTGACGCAGTCCCTCGCCGATCTCCTGCCTGAAGGCTTCCAAGTTTCCACGGAGGCAACCGTGCAGGACGCCCCGGCAGCAGCTGAAGCGGCCGCTCCGGAAGCTGCCGTCGAAGCGCCCGCGGCTCCGGTCGAAGCAGCTCCGGCTGCTGAAGCTCCCGCCGCGGAAGCACCTAAGGCCGTCAAGGAGGCTGAGCCGAAGCGCGAGGCACCCCGGGCTGCTGCACCGAAGGCAGAGTCTGCTGAACCGAAGGCGGCTCCTGCTGCGCCGAAGGCAGAGTCTGCTGCACCGAAGGCCGCAGCGCCTGTTGCTCCGAAGGCCGCAGCGCCTGTTGCTCCCACGGCGGCAGAAGCTGAGAAGGCTGCCCCGGCAGCGCCGAAGCCTGCGGCTGTTCCTGCCCCCAAGCCTGTGGCCAGGCCCGCTGCGCCGAAACCGGTGGCACGTCCTGCGGCACCCCGGCCCACGCCGAAGCCGGCGGGCAAGAAGACCAACTAGTTCGAAACTGCGGAAGGCATCCCCTTCAGGCAGCCAGCAACCAGCACGCCGTCCCCAGGGGCGGCTGCGCGAAAGACTGCAGACATGGTCTGCGGAAACGTTAGGAGATCGGTTCCCATGCCGAAGATGAAAACCCACAGTGGTGCTAAGAAGCGCTTCAAGCTGACCGGCACCGGCAAGCTGCGCCGCCAGCAGGCCAACCGCCGCCACTACCTTGAGCACAAGTCCAGCCGCCTGACCCGCCGCCTTGCCGGCGACAAGATCGTCTTCAAGGGCGACGCCAAGGTCATCCGGAAGATGCTCGGCATCTAGTTCCAAGCTCTCTGGCTGCCGCGATTCAGCAGCAGCCGCCAACCAATAAAGCCTTCTCAGGCCGGCCGGATCACCGGCGACAGATGCTTGGGACAAGAATTTTGAAGGAGTACGCACGTGGCACGTGTGAAGCGGGCGGTAAACGCCCACAAGAAGCGCCGGGTTATCCTCGAACGCGCCAAAGGTTACCGTGGGCAGCGCTCACGCCTGTACCGCAAGGCAAAAGAACAGCTGCTGCACTCGTTTGTGTACAGCTACGGTGACCGTAAGAAGAAGAAGGGCGACTTCCGTCGCCTGTGGATCCAGCGCATCAACGCTGCATCCCGCGCCAACGGCCTGACCTACAACCGCCTGATCCAGGGCCTGAAGGCCGCTGAGGTCGAGGTTGACCGCCGCATGCTGGCCGAGCTCGCCGTTTCCGACGCCAACGCTTTCGCTGCGCTGGTCCAGGTTGCCAAGGACTCCCTGCCTGCAGACACCTCTGCTCCGGCCGCAAAGGCTGAGGCTGCACCGAAGGCCAAGGCTACCCGCGCACGCGCTGCGAAGAAGCCGGCTGCTGCCGCTGCTGAGTAAGCAGGCAACTCCCAGTTCTAGGACCGGTGGCAACTGCCACTAAGGTTTCTTATATGAACGAAACCGGGCGCCCGCAGGACTTTCCACTCTCCAATCCCCGAGCAGATCGGGTCAGGGACGTGGCAAAGCTTGCAGGGCGCCCGGCCCGTTTAAAGCGCCGGCAGTTCCTGGCCGAAGGCCCGCAGGCGGTACGTGAGGCCCTGGTCCTTCACGGCAAGCGGATCGCTGCGGGCCAGCCGGGCATAGTCCGCGAGGTGTATGCCAGCGACGCCTGCCTGGACCGGTACCCCGAGTTTGAGGAACTGGCCGTGGGAACCAGCGCCCGGCTCGCCACAGATGACGTCCTGGCCGCCATGGCGGACACTGTCACCCCGCAGGGGATTGTCGCGGTGTGTGATTTCGTGGACGTCGCCCTGGCGGACGTGCTTGACGCCGGTCCGCGGCTGATTGCCGTGCTCTGCCAGGTCCGCGATCCCGGCAATGCAGGGACGGTGCTTCGGGCCGCAGACGCAGCCGGTGCCGACGCCGTGGTCCTGACCGGTTCCAGCGTGGACATCTACAATCCCAAGGCGGTCCGCTCGACCGCTGGCTCCCTTTTCCACTTGCCTGTCGTCCTGGGCGCCGACGTCAATGAGCTGGTGGCGCTGTGCAAGGACCGGGGGATCGGCGTGCTTGCGGCGGACGGTTACGGGCAGCTGAACCTTGACCGTCTGCAGGACGAGAACGCCGCACGCCGGCTTGGCGCGTCAAGCGCCGGTTCGGACTACGCACTGGAGAACCCGACGGCCTGGCTTTTCGGCAACGAAGCCCAGGGGCTCTCCGAGGACGAGCTTGCCCTTGCCGACCATCGAGTGGCTGTGCCCGTGTATGGCGCCGCCGAAAGCCTCAACCTTGGCACCGCCGCCACAGTCTGCCTCTACGCGAGCGCGAGGTCCCAGCAGCCCGCCTAGGGTCTGGAGCATACAGCACCGGCAGCAACACAAAAAGAAGCGGGGCCCACCGTCTGGTGGACACCCGCTCCTGTTTGTTTTGACTGTTATGGGACTGGGCCTGCTGAGGACCAGTGCCTGTGATCCGTGTCTGTTACGGTGCCCGGGTGCTGTGGCTGCGGCCGGTGATTGCGCCGTAGATGCCTGCGACTACGAGGCCGCCGATGATGGCGAGGATCCAGGTGCCGAGGTCGAAGAACGCCAGGTCACCCTTGCCGAAGAGAAGGCTGCCGATCCAGCCGCCGACGATGGCGCCAACGACGCCCAGAACCAAGCTGGTGACCCAGCCGCCGCCGACCCTGCCGGGCATGACGGCTTTAACAATTGCGCCTACGATCAGGCCGAGAATAATCCAAGCAAGAAAACCCATTGTCTGCTCCTTCATATTCGTCGGGATCGATTCTTATCAGTCCCGATATGGCTTCAAGCTAACACAGTGCGCGTTTCTTTGTCAGCAGGCTTAGTTTTGGCTTTTCCTTGGCGTCCGAAGGCGGTGTGCGGTGTCTGTGGCGGGCCGGGCAGGTACGGTATTTACTAGACGGCGGTTCCATTCCGCCCTGTCCCATCCGACGAAATACCCACGTGAAGAGGTGAGCCTCCTTTGGCTGCAAATGGCGGTACCAAGGCGATTGTCGCGGCGTTGGCCGCCAACCTGACCATCGCCGTCCTGAAGTTCGTCGCGTTCCTGCTGACAAGCTCCTCATCCATGCTGGCTGAGGCCATCCACTCTGTCGCCGACTCGGGCAACCAAGTCCTGCTGCTGGTGGGCGGGAAGCGCGCGCAACGGGCGGCCAGCCCGGAACACCCCTTCGGCTACGGACGGGAGCGGTACATTTATGCGTTCATCGTTTCCATCGTGCTCTTCAGCGTCGGCGGCCTCTTCGCCCTGTATGAGGCATGGGAAAAGATCCAGCACCCGCACGGGATCGAAGGTGACTTCTGGTGGGTGCCCCTGGCCGTGCTGGTGGGTGCCATCATCGCCGAGGGATTCTCGTTCCGGACGGCCATCATCGAAGCCAACCACATCCGCGGAAGCCAGGGCTGGATCAGCTTCGTGCGGACCGCCAAGCAGCCCGAGTTGCCGGTGATCCTGCTCGAGGACTTCGGTGCCCTGCTGGGCCTGGTCTTCGCCCTGTTCGGCGTGGGGCTGACCCTGCTGAGCGGCGACGGCATCTGGGACGGGATCGGCACTGGAATGATCGGCCTGCTGCTGGTGGCCATTGCTGTGATTCTGGCGATGGAGACCAAATCGTTGCTGCTGGGGGAGTCGGCAACCAAGGACGACGTCGGACGCATCCGGCGCGCCATCGAAGCGGACGGCACCGCCATCATCCACCTCAAGACCCTGCACCTGGGCCCGGAGGAGCTTCTCGTGGCCGCCAAGATCAGTGTGGCGGCGGGTGATTCCGGGCTGGATATTGCCAAGGCCATTGACGACGCCGAAGTCCGGATCCGCTCGGCAGTTCCCATCGCGCGGGTCATCTACCTGGAGCCCGACATCCGCCGCGCGCAGGTGGCCAGCGGGCCCGCCCTTGCGGGCGACTCGGGCGCCTAGCTGCTGAGCCGAAAGTAGAGCCGCTGGCTCCGTGACTGCTGTTACGGGGCCAGCGGCTTTTTGCGTTCCAGCAGGCCGCTGAACAGGGCCACCAACAGGCCGAGAATGGCCAGGACGGCACCCACCAGGGCGGGTGCAACATAGCCCCAGCCCCAGGCGATCACGACGCCGCCGAGGAACGCGCCCAGGGCGTTGGCGACGTTCAGTGCGGCGTGGTTGAGTGAGGACGCCAGCGACGGCGCATCGGGAGACGCGTCCAGCAGCCGGGTCTGCAGGGCCGGGACGAGCATGGACCCGGCGCCGCCCACCACGAACACCATGACGAAGGCTGACCACGGCCAGTGTACGGCCACGGCGTACACCACCAGTGCGACGGCGATTCCCGGCAGGACGCGGTAGATGGTTCCCATCACGGACTTGTCCGCGATCCGGCCACCGACGATATTGCCGGCCACCATTCCCAGGCCGTACAAGGCAACCACGAACGGCAGCAGGGCGGCGGGGATCCCGGCCACGGAGGTCATGGTGTGGGAGATGTAGGTGTACGTGGCGAAGAACCCGCCAAAGCCGACGATGCCAATGAGGATTGCCAGCCAGACCTGCGCCCTTTTGAGCGCCCCCAGTTCCCTGCGGATGCTGGCGTCCGCATGCGCCTGCTGGAACGGTACGAATTTCCAGATGAGCGCCAGGGTCACCAGTCCCAGCACTCCTACCAGGACAAAGAGCAGCCGCCAGCCAAAGGTTTGGCCCAGCCACGTGGCGAAGGGAACACCGACTACGTTGGCAATGGTGAGCCCCGCCATGACCATGGAGATGGCCCAGCCCCGCTTTGTCGGCGCCACCAGCGAAGCGGCAATCACGGCTGCCACACCAAAGAACGCCCCGTGCGGCAATCCGGCAGCGAAACGGGAGACGAGCATGCTCGCGTAATCGGGAGCGATGAACGAGGACAGGTTGGCAACGCTGAAGAACAGCATGAGGCCCAGCGCAAGGAACTTGCGCGGCAGTTTCGCCCCGACCGCGGCAAGGACCGGCGCTCCCACGACGACGCCCAAGGCATATGCCGAGATGAGATGGCCGGCCTCGGGAGTGCCGATCCGGAGTCCGACCTCGACCTCCTTGAGCAGACCCATCATGGCGAACTCGGTGACACCGATGCCGAATCCGCCCATGGCCAGGGCCAGGATGGCGGGACCGACGCGCGTGGCGGCCTTGGACGTGCGGGGAGCCTGGACAGTGGAAGTCATGTGCCTGCTTTTCGAAGGGAGTTACGGAGTAGGCCTCGTTGCCACTGATATGTCTGATTTTAACAAGCTTCGCGGCGGGATGGATATTCCCCCCCCGGACGGCAGTCGCACAGACATGTGCCCCTGAACCCGGGCCCTCATAGACTGGACCGGTGACTGAACTGATCAACGTCGTCGGCGGCGCCGTGCTCGACTCGCTGTCCGCACCCGCCCGGCTTCTCGTGGCGCGCCGGACGGCGCCTCCGCAGTTTGCCGGGATGTGGGAATTCCCGGGCGGCAAGGTGGAACCGGGGGAGGCCCCCGAAAGTGCACTGCACCGGGAGCTCCGCGAGGAACTGGGCATCGGCGTCGTCCTTGGGGAGGAGCTGGAGGCGCCGGGGCCGGCCGGCTGGCCCCTGAACGACAAAGCCGCGATGCGGGTGTGGTTCGCGGAAGTGGCCGACGGCGACCCCCGGCCGCTTGAGGATCACGATGAACTCCGCTGGGTCAGCATCCGCGAAGGTAACGAAGCTCTCAGCCTCCCCTGGATTCCGGCCGACCTCCCGATTGTCCAGGTGCTGCTCGCCAGCGTCGCCGCGGCGAGCCGTGCGGACTCTGTCCCCGGAAATTAACACCACCCTTTGCGGCTTTCTTTGAGCTGATTGTTCGGAGTTGTTGCCTTTTCGGGCTGCTGGGCAGAACTACTCAGAACAGCGTGGGCTGGGACGTCCGGCCTGAGCTGCGGTGTCCATGCTGACCGGTCCTGTGTTGCCCTGAGCGATCCTGCGGAATGCTTCCCTCGGGGTAGGCGGCTTCCTCGCCGCGGGGATCGTCAGCCTGGTGATCGTCGACGTCCCGGTGGCTGAACCCGTGCGAGCCGGAAAAGCCGTGCCGGGCTTTGAAGAAGCGGACCCTGCCCGCCAGCCAGGTGCGGTATTCCTTGGAGGCATACGAGCCCGTGCCGTACAGCCTGCGGTAGCGGCCCACGAGTTCCGGATGCCGGCCCGCGATCCACTGCATGAACCATTCCCTGGTGCCGGGCTTCAAATATAGCGCTCCGGCCGTGACGCCGGTGGCACCCGCGGCCGCCAGCGAGGCGAACAGGGAGTCCAGTGCATCGTCGCTGTCCGAGAGCCACGGCAGGATGGGCATGGCCATCACCCCGCAGGGCAGCCCGGCTTCGCGAAGCCTGGAAACGAGCTTGAGCCGGGCCCGTGGTCCGGGAGTGCCGGGTTCGATGGCCTCGGATAGTTGCTCGTCCGTCATGGCGAGCGAGATCCCGATGCCCACCGGCACCTGTGCCGCGGCATGTTTCAGGAGCGGAATGTCACGCGCCAGCAAAGTCCCCTTGGTCAGGATGGACAGCGGAGTCCCCGAATCGGCCAGCGCACCGATGATGCCGGGCATCAGCCGGTACCGGCCCTCCGCTCGCTGGTAGGGGTCCGTGTTGGTGCCCAGTGCCACCTGCTGCCGGTTCCAGGAGGGCTTGGCCAGCTCCTTGCGGAGTACCTCGGCCGCGTTGATCTTTACCACCACCTGGCTGTCGAAATCCAGCCCGGCGTCGAAGTCCAGATAGGTGTGGCTCTTGCGGGCGAAGCAGTAGACGCAGGCGTGGCTGCAGCCCCTGTAGGGGTTCACAGTCCACTCGAACGGCATCCGGGAGCCGGAGGGCACCTTGTTGAGCACCGATTTGGCGGTGACCTCATGAAAGGTGACGCCGGCGAACTCGGGCGTGGACACAGACCGCACCAGGCCGGCCAAGGGTAGCAGCGGTGCAGTCCCGGGCATCTCTTCCTGTGCCGGTTTGAGTGCTTGTGCATCCCATCTCATGCCCTCCATTCGAAGGTATGTTCGAACTTAAGTCAAGGTCCGCCGTCGGCGTTTCCCGCGGAGGCGCCGACGGCGCTGGGTTGGAACGGGTGGTGTGTAACGGGCAAGCCGGAGGCCGCGGGCGGGTGTCCCTGGATAGGGGTGACACGGATAGGGTTGCCATCAACTGCGATGATGCCGTGGTTCATCCGGCGGGGTGCGGTTCGGCCGCTGCAGGGGCGAAGCCTCCACTGAACAGCTCCCACTCAACCGTGACACTGGTGCTGGCGCTGGACTCACCGGATTCCACCCCAACGGCGTCGGCGGCGAAGGCCCGCTGCATCCCGCCCACCGGGACGGGAGCCGACGGCACGGGGTGCTGGCGCGCAGAGACCACCTCACCCAGCTCAGCTCCGGCAAGACCGGCGAGCTGTGCGGCCGCCGCCCGCGCGTCAGCCCAGGCGGCCTCGCGGGCCAGCGTCATCACGGCTGCGGCATCGGCAAAGCCCAGCTGAACGCCATCCAGGCGCACGTCGTTGCCGCCTGCCTCCACGGCCGCCGCGATGACACCCGAACCGGCAGCGAGGTCCCGGAGCCGAACGCTGAGCATGCTGGATGCCACATAGCCCGTGACCTGCTGGCCGCGGCCCTCCTGCCAGACGACGTCAGCACGGACGTTAAGCCCGGACGTCCTGATATCCCGGCTCTGCGTTCCCCGGCTGCGCAGTGCGCCCGTTACGGCAGCAGACGCCTCTCCGGCAGCGGCATAGGCATCCCCAGCGGTATCGCGCCGGCATTCCACGCCAACGGAGAGCGTCAGCAGGTCCGGTGCGGCCTCGGCGGTTCCGAATCCCGTGACGGTGACAGTCCGGGCTGCCGCCCGGCCCGCGGGTTCACTCACGCCTGAGCCTCCGGTCCACATAGCCGCCGGCCTCCAGGCCGGCATGCCGCTCGAATGGATTTCCCGACGCCGGATCGCCGTACCGCACTGCCGACCATGCAGCGGCCGCGAAATAGAACAGCAGGAAGGGCAGCCCCAGGCACCACGCGTACTGGGTGCTGTGCCGTTCCTCGTGGCCCAGGAGCGAGCGGCTTGTCAAAGTGGCGTCGGCACCCGAGCGGAAGATGACCACGTTGCCCACAGTGAAGGCACGAGCCACCGGCAGGCGCCAGCGGTAACCCGTGGCGACAATCAGGCCGCGGGGACCCCGAAACGTCCTGGTGCCGGCCAGCCCGGCAAGCACCAGCCCCAAGGGCGTGGAGGCGTTCAGCACGTTTGCGAGTTGCCTGAGGCGCTGTCTTGGCGTCAGCGGGCCTCTGGTTCGGGGGACTCTCGTTCGGGGGCCTTGAGTCATGAGGCCATGCTAGCCGCGGGCGGCCGTGCAGGACAGGCAACGGCCCCGGCGGTGCATGACGGGGCCCAGGCCGGACAGATGAGCGCCCGATGACCCCGGGCAGCCGGGCCGCTGTCAATTAGCCCGGCGCTGTCAATTAGACTGGGAACAGTGCCTGCCGGCCACCCGCCGGCGAGCCTGCCCTTGTCTTTGGATGGCGTCTTTGGATGACGTCCTTGGATGACTTCATGCAATGACGTGCCAGCGACGGACGCGCTGCCTGGGAAACCGGCGCGGCTGCACCGGCGGCTGGCATCACCCGACTCGTAGCTAAGAACAGTAGATGACTGAAACCTTGCCGGGCGCCGCCGTCCCGAACCCTCTGGATGAAACCGCCATCAACGCCGCCGTGGACCAGGCCGTCGCCGCCATTGCCGGTGCGTCCACGCTCGATGAACTTAAGGCAGTCCGTCTGGCCCACACCGGTGAGAAGTCGCCGCTCAGCCTGGCCAACCGTGGGATCGGAAGCCTGCCCAAGGACCAGAAAGCCGCCGCCGGCAAGCTGATGGGCTCATCGCGCGGACGTGTTAACAAGGCGCTCGCGGACCGCACCGCCGAACTCGAAGCGGAGAATGACGCCCGCATCCTGGTTGAGGAGACCGTTGATGTCACGGCAGCCCCGCGGCGCCGCCGCGCCGGAGCCCGCCATCCACTGTCCACGCTGCAGGACCGCGTTGCGGACATCTTCGTGGGCATGGGCTGGGAAATCGCCGAGGGCCCCGAGGTGGAATCCGAATGGTTTAACTTCGACGCACTGAACTTCAAGCCGGACCACCCGGCCCGCGAAATGCAGGACACGTTCTTCGTGGAGCCGCCCGAAGCCCACCTGCTGATGCGCACACACACCTCCCCGGTACAAGTCCGGTCCATGCTGGAGCGGGAGCTGCCCATCTACGTGCTGTGCCCGGGCAAGGTCTTCCGCACCGATGAGCTCGATGCCACCCACACCCCGGTTTTCCACCAGTTCGAGGGCCTGGCCATCGACAAGAAGCTCAGCATGGCTGACCTCCGCGGAACCCTGGAGCACTTCGCCCGCCAGATGTTCGGCGACGAAGCCCAGATCCGGCTGCGCCCCAACTACTTCCCGTTCACCGAGCCGTCCGCCGAGCTGGACATCTTCCACCCCGGCGCCAAGGGCGGGCCACGCTGGATCGAATGGGGCGGCTGCGGCATGGTCAACCCCAACGTCCTGCGGGCCGCCGGGATCGATCCGGACGTCTATTCAGGCTTTGCCTTC from Arthrobacter globiformis harbors:
- the pheS gene encoding phenylalanine--tRNA ligase subunit alpha, which translates into the protein MTETLPGAAVPNPLDETAINAAVDQAVAAIAGASTLDELKAVRLAHTGEKSPLSLANRGIGSLPKDQKAAAGKLMGSSRGRVNKALADRTAELEAENDARILVEETVDVTAAPRRRRAGARHPLSTLQDRVADIFVGMGWEIAEGPEVESEWFNFDALNFKPDHPAREMQDTFFVEPPEAHLLMRTHTSPVQVRSMLERELPIYVLCPGKVFRTDELDATHTPVFHQFEGLAIDKKLSMADLRGTLEHFARQMFGDEAQIRLRPNYFPFTEPSAELDIFHPGAKGGPRWIEWGGCGMVNPNVLRAAGIDPDVYSGFAFGMGIERTLMFRNEVGDMRDMIEGDVRFSEHFGMEI
- a CDS encoding eCIS core domain-containing protein produces the protein MLNASTPLGLVLAGLAGTRTFRGPRGLIVATGYRWRLPVARAFTVGNVVIFRSGADATLTSRSLLGHEERHSTQYAWCLGLPFLLFYFAAAAWSAVRYGDPASGNPFERHAGLEAGGYVDRRLRRE